In Nematostella vectensis chromosome 2, jaNemVect1.1, whole genome shotgun sequence, one genomic interval encodes:
- the LOC5521707 gene encoding CSC1-like protein 2 isoform X2: MGLHVLILWLSAGLAKAIDYQEDVESTSNNSHKTYPNIKCYAPLQNTSTHLLNYNAVDGGVPQTFGLNCLGWALIMVLFCVIRRLVWDYGRLAVTQKEDLGWTSVFYGLNVNGNGKDKQEDKPSVTFPEVKDKGLLSWVPVLLRVTDEHIHVKCGMDALQYIQFQKHLIVYSVIIFCLSIGIVLPINYSGTNEYERNSFGATTVSNLEAQSSMFWLHAVFALLYIIIIVVILRHFTSLFNMESLHESATTVMITNIPKNVTKELIQQHFVEVYDDSMIEEVQLAYNCDKLQSIERKLEAARLGREHCQELLQLNGERPQTTVSPCMMCCGVKHVDGIEYFTEVEGKARAEFEQTKQSLKSLGVAFVTFVNEETSQKCLKDFNTIKHGSPESSVSRKIFSDHWNVASAPLTGDILWEHLSVDPESWWARALIINIILFIFVLFITTPTVLITSFNEIKASIVEKNPKLRVAPNPFFTQFLPTIMLWTFSAILPVVVSYSSYFEAHWTRSRLEHSVMIKTYVFLLLMVIVLPSLALTSADALFQVTLSGSALLKSRLACVFLPNNGAFFVNYLVTSALIGTALELCRFPELAAYAVRMCFAKDEGEKRLVRRESVREFAFGHQYAWMIVIFSVMVVYSIACPLVTPFGLLYLTFKHVVDRYNLYFNYRSPAYKYVDPSVHSTAVVFTIISSFFLLLSILFFGVVRLGINDPQTIFTIVLVALTLAAFVGRVAFGFFKRLGPFKQRLNNDEEDHITEVYMPEAYLPPVLRSKRESAAASAGEDSSPPQLTRRKTYGTTSPTVPYSGAADHVIDADQLTPSSETIVSMSEEERR; this comes from the exons ATGGGACTTCATGTCCTCATACTGTGGCTATCCGCCGGGCTCGCAAAGGCGATAGACTATCAGGAGGATGTAGAAAGTACATCAAATAATTCTCACAAGACTTATCCAAATATAAAATGCTATGCACCTTTGCAGAACACTTCGACTCATCTTCTCAACTACAACGCTGTCGATGGAGGAGTGCCACAGACTTTCGGCCTAAATTGCCTCGGATGGGCG TTAATTATGGTGCTGTTCTGTGTCATCCGTCGACTGGTGTGGGACTATGGCCGCCTAGCTGTTACTCAAAAAGAGGACTTAGG GTGGACATCAGTGTTCTATGGACTCAATGTTAATGGAAATGGCAAAGATAAACAGGAAGATAAACCAAGTGTCACTTTCCCTGAAGTCAAGGACAAG GGCTTGCTATCTTGGGTGCCAGTGTTACTCCGTGTCACAGATGAACATATCCACGTAAAGTGTGGCATGGATGCATTACAGTATATACAGTTTCAGAAGCATCTAATTGTCTACTCTGTCATAATATTCTGCCTATCAATTGGAATAGTTCTGCCAATCAACTACTCAGGAACTAATG AGTATGAGCGGAACTCATTTGGTGCCACCACTGTATCTAACCTTGAGGCTCAGTCCAGCATGTTCTGGCTGCATGCAGTCTTTGCCCTTCTCTACATCATAATAATTGTTGTGATTCTGCGACACTTCACCTCACTTTTCAACATGGAGAGTCTCCATGAGTCTGCTACAACTGTGATGATAACTAACATTCCCAAGAATGTCACTAAGGAGCTTATCCAGCAGCATTTTGT GGAGGTGTATGATGATTCAATGATAGAAGAAGTCCAACTAGCCTACAACTGTGACAAGCTGCAAAGTATTGAGCGCAAGTTAGAAGCTGCACGTCTAGGACGGGAGCACTGCCAAGAACTACTTCAGCTGAATGGGGAACGCCCACAGACCACT GTGTCCCCGTGTATGATGTGCTGTGGAGTCAAGCATGTGGATGGCATTGAGTACTTCACGGAGGTGGAGGGGAAGGCAAGGGCCGAGTTTGAACAGACCAAGCAGTCACTAAAGAGTCTGGGCGTTGCATTTGTCACATTTGTCAATGAGGAGACGTCACAGAA GTGTCTAAAAGATTTCAACACCATCAAACATGGCAGTCCCGAGTCGTCGGTATCACGTAAGATCTTTTCTGATCACTGGAATGTGGCCTCTGCACCACTTACAGGAGATATTTTGTGGGAGCACCTGTCTGTCGACCCGGAGAGCTGGTGGGCCCGGGCactcatcatcaacatcatcctGTTCATCTTTGTGCTCTTCATCACCACACCCACCGTGCTGATCACCTCCTTCAATGAGATCAAGGCTTCTATCG TGGAAAAGAACCCGAAACTGCGCGTGGCCCCCAATCCATTTTTCACGCAGTTCCTGCCTACCATCATGTTGTGGACGTTCTCTGCTATACTCCCTGTCGTCGTATCTTATTCCAGCTATTTCGAGGCCCATTGGACCAG GTCTCGCTTGGAGCATTCAGTGATGATCAAGACATATGTGTTCCTACTACTAATGGTGATCGTGCTTCCATCTCTAGCTCTAACAAG TGCGGATGCCCTATTCCAAGTGACTCTCAGTGGATCAGCCTTATTAAAAAGTCGTCTGGC GTGTGTTTTCCTACCCAATAACGGCGCATTCTTCGTGAACTATCTGGTGACGTCGGCACTTATCGGGACAGCACTTGAGTTGTGCCGGTTCCCTGAGCTGGCAGCTTACGCAGTGCGCATGTGCTTTGCCAAGGATGAGGGCGAAAAGAGATTGGTGCGACGA GAATCTGTTCGCGAGTTCGCGTTCGGTCATCAGTACGCGTGGATGATCGTCATCTTCTCTGTCATGGTCGTCTACTCCATTGCGTGCCCTCTAGTTACGCCCTTTG GGCTTCTCTACCTGACCTTCAAGCACGTGGTCGACAGGTACAACTTGTACTTTAACTACCGCTCGCCGGCGTATAAGTACGTGGACCCCAGCGTGCACAGCACCGCCGTGGTCTTCACCATCATCTCCTCATTCTTCCTGCTGCTCTCCATCTTATTCTTCGGCGTCGTTAGACTCG gtATAAATGACCCACAGACGATTTTCACGATTGTTCTGGTGGCCTTGACCTTGGCTGCATTTGTCGGAAGAGTAGCGTTTGGATTCTTCAAAAGACTCGGGCCGTTCAAG CAACGGCTGAACAATGACGAAGAGGACCATATAACCGAGGTTTACATGCCG GAAGCATATTTGCCGCCAGTACTACGAAGCAAACGTGAATCAGCAGCTGCTTCAGCCGGCGAAGACTCAAGCCCGCCACAACTTACACGCCGCAAAACGTACGGCACCACCTCCCCCACCGTCCCCTACTCGGGGGCAGCCGATCACGTGATCGACGCCGACCAACTCACTCCTAGCTCCGAGACTATCGTGTCTATGAGCGAAGAAGAGAGACGTTAA
- the LOC5521707 gene encoding calcium permeable stress-gated cation channel 1 isoform X1: MGLHVLILWLSAGLAKAIDYQEDVESTSNNSHKTYPNIKCYAPLQNTSTHLLNYNAVDGGVPQTFGLNCLGWALIMVLFCVIRRLVWDYGRLAVTQKEDLGWTSVFYGLNVNGNGKDKQEDKPSVTFPEVKDKGLLSWVPVLLRVTDEHIHVKCGMDALQYIQFQKHLIVYSVIIFCLSIGIVLPINYSGTNEYERNSFGATTVSNLEAQSSMFWLHAVFALLYIIIIVVILRHFTSLFNMESLHESATTVMITNIPKNVTKELIQQHFVEVYDDSMIEEVQLAYNCDKLQSIERKLEAARLGREHCQELLQLNGERPQTTVSTSKVSPCMMCCGVKHVDGIEYFTEVEGKARAEFEQTKQSLKSLGVAFVTFVNEETSQKCLKDFNTIKHGSPESSVSRKIFSDHWNVASAPLTGDILWEHLSVDPESWWARALIINIILFIFVLFITTPTVLITSFNEIKASIVEKNPKLRVAPNPFFTQFLPTIMLWTFSAILPVVVSYSSYFEAHWTRSRLEHSVMIKTYVFLLLMVIVLPSLALTSADALFQVTLSGSALLKSRLACVFLPNNGAFFVNYLVTSALIGTALELCRFPELAAYAVRMCFAKDEGEKRLVRRESVREFAFGHQYAWMIVIFSVMVVYSIACPLVTPFGLLYLTFKHVVDRYNLYFNYRSPAYKYVDPSVHSTAVVFTIISSFFLLLSILFFGVVRLGINDPQTIFTIVLVALTLAAFVGRVAFGFFKRLGPFKQRLNNDEEDHITEVYMPEAYLPPVLRSKRESAAASAGEDSSPPQLTRRKTYGTTSPTVPYSGAADHVIDADQLTPSSETIVSMSEEERR; encoded by the exons ATGGGACTTCATGTCCTCATACTGTGGCTATCCGCCGGGCTCGCAAAGGCGATAGACTATCAGGAGGATGTAGAAAGTACATCAAATAATTCTCACAAGACTTATCCAAATATAAAATGCTATGCACCTTTGCAGAACACTTCGACTCATCTTCTCAACTACAACGCTGTCGATGGAGGAGTGCCACAGACTTTCGGCCTAAATTGCCTCGGATGGGCG TTAATTATGGTGCTGTTCTGTGTCATCCGTCGACTGGTGTGGGACTATGGCCGCCTAGCTGTTACTCAAAAAGAGGACTTAGG GTGGACATCAGTGTTCTATGGACTCAATGTTAATGGAAATGGCAAAGATAAACAGGAAGATAAACCAAGTGTCACTTTCCCTGAAGTCAAGGACAAG GGCTTGCTATCTTGGGTGCCAGTGTTACTCCGTGTCACAGATGAACATATCCACGTAAAGTGTGGCATGGATGCATTACAGTATATACAGTTTCAGAAGCATCTAATTGTCTACTCTGTCATAATATTCTGCCTATCAATTGGAATAGTTCTGCCAATCAACTACTCAGGAACTAATG AGTATGAGCGGAACTCATTTGGTGCCACCACTGTATCTAACCTTGAGGCTCAGTCCAGCATGTTCTGGCTGCATGCAGTCTTTGCCCTTCTCTACATCATAATAATTGTTGTGATTCTGCGACACTTCACCTCACTTTTCAACATGGAGAGTCTCCATGAGTCTGCTACAACTGTGATGATAACTAACATTCCCAAGAATGTCACTAAGGAGCTTATCCAGCAGCATTTTGT GGAGGTGTATGATGATTCAATGATAGAAGAAGTCCAACTAGCCTACAACTGTGACAAGCTGCAAAGTATTGAGCGCAAGTTAGAAGCTGCACGTCTAGGACGGGAGCACTGCCAAGAACTACTTCAGCTGAATGGGGAACGCCCACAGACCACTGTAAGCACTAGTAAG GTGTCCCCGTGTATGATGTGCTGTGGAGTCAAGCATGTGGATGGCATTGAGTACTTCACGGAGGTGGAGGGGAAGGCAAGGGCCGAGTTTGAACAGACCAAGCAGTCACTAAAGAGTCTGGGCGTTGCATTTGTCACATTTGTCAATGAGGAGACGTCACAGAA GTGTCTAAAAGATTTCAACACCATCAAACATGGCAGTCCCGAGTCGTCGGTATCACGTAAGATCTTTTCTGATCACTGGAATGTGGCCTCTGCACCACTTACAGGAGATATTTTGTGGGAGCACCTGTCTGTCGACCCGGAGAGCTGGTGGGCCCGGGCactcatcatcaacatcatcctGTTCATCTTTGTGCTCTTCATCACCACACCCACCGTGCTGATCACCTCCTTCAATGAGATCAAGGCTTCTATCG TGGAAAAGAACCCGAAACTGCGCGTGGCCCCCAATCCATTTTTCACGCAGTTCCTGCCTACCATCATGTTGTGGACGTTCTCTGCTATACTCCCTGTCGTCGTATCTTATTCCAGCTATTTCGAGGCCCATTGGACCAG GTCTCGCTTGGAGCATTCAGTGATGATCAAGACATATGTGTTCCTACTACTAATGGTGATCGTGCTTCCATCTCTAGCTCTAACAAG TGCGGATGCCCTATTCCAAGTGACTCTCAGTGGATCAGCCTTATTAAAAAGTCGTCTGGC GTGTGTTTTCCTACCCAATAACGGCGCATTCTTCGTGAACTATCTGGTGACGTCGGCACTTATCGGGACAGCACTTGAGTTGTGCCGGTTCCCTGAGCTGGCAGCTTACGCAGTGCGCATGTGCTTTGCCAAGGATGAGGGCGAAAAGAGATTGGTGCGACGA GAATCTGTTCGCGAGTTCGCGTTCGGTCATCAGTACGCGTGGATGATCGTCATCTTCTCTGTCATGGTCGTCTACTCCATTGCGTGCCCTCTAGTTACGCCCTTTG GGCTTCTCTACCTGACCTTCAAGCACGTGGTCGACAGGTACAACTTGTACTTTAACTACCGCTCGCCGGCGTATAAGTACGTGGACCCCAGCGTGCACAGCACCGCCGTGGTCTTCACCATCATCTCCTCATTCTTCCTGCTGCTCTCCATCTTATTCTTCGGCGTCGTTAGACTCG gtATAAATGACCCACAGACGATTTTCACGATTGTTCTGGTGGCCTTGACCTTGGCTGCATTTGTCGGAAGAGTAGCGTTTGGATTCTTCAAAAGACTCGGGCCGTTCAAG CAACGGCTGAACAATGACGAAGAGGACCATATAACCGAGGTTTACATGCCG GAAGCATATTTGCCGCCAGTACTACGAAGCAAACGTGAATCAGCAGCTGCTTCAGCCGGCGAAGACTCAAGCCCGCCACAACTTACACGCCGCAAAACGTACGGCACCACCTCCCCCACCGTCCCCTACTCGGGGGCAGCCGATCACGTGATCGACGCCGACCAACTCACTCCTAGCTCCGAGACTATCGTGTCTATGAGCGAAGAAGAGAGACGTTAA
- the LOC5521708 gene encoding WD repeat-containing protein 76 isoform X2, with protein sequence MPKGRAAQSKKPTVKIESEPEYTSDEDVTPHIGHSASQLSEYEKRRLENIRKNNEMLAKLNIDVVKQELVSSATKKRKLNNLSIKKTQSSVELPRRKSLRIRRITPDGMALPEPPPTPVYPEPSRLPSGPLDMDPINEVEDIEAKGFLCKMNQLSCKVKKTPVKSSSKELKSLSLHEKSLRKLQVKEDHVHKVVSKRIVSILFHPAQTKVVVLASDKSGKLGMWDVGSSSSTEGVYLFEPHSNVIPSLAFDPDDTTKLYSCSYDGTLRCADLTVPVFHEVLSLDEDDTAFSYMTFGTTSHSCLLASCFDGSIMIVDSRIDAKKRNPAQTLDVHDRAIKCVDVHPTNRNLVCTSTRNGAIAFWDVRNFKNRKSILSSLQLGRSVSSAFFSPITGQQIVATCMNDTVTVHDVSDSGIATHRPKCLFRHDNGTGRWLTTFNAVWDPKHDDLIAVGSMSRNRQVCKRMSRNRQVYKQTVTRRTRWQAIQTFHRVR encoded by the exons ATGCCAAAGGGGCGAGCTGCTCAGAGCAAGAAGCCTACAGTAAAGATCGAAAGTGAG CCTGAATACACCTCAGATGAAGATGTCACGCCGCATATCGGGCACAGTGCGAGTCAATTATCTGAATATGAAAAGCGAAGACTGGAGAATATCCGCAAAAATAATGAAATGCTTGCGAAGCTTAACATTGATGTG gtAAAGCAAGAACTAGTATCAAGTGctaccaaaaaaagaaaattgaacAATTTGAG caTTAAAAAGACTCAAAGCTCTGTAGAACTTCCTCGTCGCAAATCTCTCAGGATAAGGAGAATAACACCAGATGGCATGGCTCTACCTGAACCTCCCCCTACCCCTGTCTACCCAGAACCT TCCCGATTGCCAAGTGGGCCACTAGATATGGACCCAATAAATGAGGTTGAAGATATTGAAGCCAAAGGGTTTCTTTGCAAGATGAATCAGCTTTCTTGTAAG GTTAAAAAGACACCAGTTAAGTCTTCTTCAAAAGAGCTAAAATCTTTAAG CTTACATGAGAAATCACTGAGAAAGCTGCAAGTGAAAGAAGATCATGTTCACAAAGTAGTTTCAAAAAGAATAGTTTCCATATTGTTCCATCCAGCACAGACCAAGGTGGTAGTGCTTGCTTCTGATAAGTCTGGAAAACTAGGGATGTGGGATGTG GGATCCAGTAGCAGTACCGAAGGAGTGTATCTATTTGAGCCACATTCTAATGTTATCCCAAGCTTGGCATTTGATCCTGATGACACAACTAAGCTGTATAGCTGTAGCTACGATGGAACACTTCGATGTGCAGACTTGACAGTCCCTGTATTCCATGAG GTATTATCATTAGATGAAGATGATACAGCCTTTAGCTATATGACATTTGGCACAACTAGCCATTCCTGCCTGTTGGCATCATGTTTTGATGGCTCTATTATGATAGTCGATAGCAGGATTGATGCTAAGAAGAG AAATCCAGCACAGACTCTTGATGTGCATGACCGTGCAATTAAGTGCGTCGATGTCCACCCGACCAATAGAAATCTGGTGTGTACTTCCACAAGGAATGG GGCAATTGCGTTCTGGGATGTCCGTAACTTCAAGAACAGGAAGTCAATTCTAAGTTCGCTTCAACTTGGTCGCTCTGTGTCGTCTGCATTCTTTTCGCCAATAACTGGTCAACAAATAGTCGCCACGTGCATGAACGATACTGTCAC GGTGCACGATGTATCAGATTCGGGAATCGCTACACATCGTCCTAAATGTTTATTCAG ACATGATAACGGAACTGGGCGATGGCTTACAACCTTCAACGCCGTTTGGGATCCCAAACATGACGATCTTATCGCTGTTGGCAGTATGAGTCGGAATAGACAGGTATGCAAACGTATGAGTCGGAATAGACAG GTATACAAACAGACCGTAACAAGAAGAACCCGATGGCAAGCGATTCAGACTTTTCATAGAGTAcgttaa
- the LOC5521708 gene encoding WD repeat-containing protein 76 isoform X1, which yields MPKGRAAQSKKPTVKIESEPEYTSDEDVTPHIGHSASQLSEYEKRRLENIRKNNEMLAKLNIDVVKQELVSSATKKRKLNNLSIKKTQSSVELPRRKSLRIRRITPDGMALPEPPPTPVYPEPSRLPSGPLDMDPINEVEDIEAKGFLCKMNQLSCKVKKTPVKSSSKELKSLSLHEKSLRKLQVKEDHVHKVVSKRIVSILFHPAQTKVVVLASDKSGKLGMWDVGSSSSTEGVYLFEPHSNVIPSLAFDPDDTTKLYSCSYDGTLRCADLTVPVFHEVLSLDEDDTAFSYMTFGTTSHSCLLASCFDGSIMIVDSRIDAKKRNPAQTLDVHDRAIKCVDVHPTNRNLVCTSTRNGAIAFWDVRNFKNRKSILSSLQLGRSVSSAFFSPITGQQIVATCMNDTVTVHDVSDSGIATHRPKCLFRHDNGTGRWLTTFNAVWDPKHDDLIAVGSMSRNRQIDVYSSDYPNSQLLSLQHENMTTINSRLAFHPSLNMLVGGNSSGKVYLWTE from the exons ATGCCAAAGGGGCGAGCTGCTCAGAGCAAGAAGCCTACAGTAAAGATCGAAAGTGAG CCTGAATACACCTCAGATGAAGATGTCACGCCGCATATCGGGCACAGTGCGAGTCAATTATCTGAATATGAAAAGCGAAGACTGGAGAATATCCGCAAAAATAATGAAATGCTTGCGAAGCTTAACATTGATGTG gtAAAGCAAGAACTAGTATCAAGTGctaccaaaaaaagaaaattgaacAATTTGAG caTTAAAAAGACTCAAAGCTCTGTAGAACTTCCTCGTCGCAAATCTCTCAGGATAAGGAGAATAACACCAGATGGCATGGCTCTACCTGAACCTCCCCCTACCCCTGTCTACCCAGAACCT TCCCGATTGCCAAGTGGGCCACTAGATATGGACCCAATAAATGAGGTTGAAGATATTGAAGCCAAAGGGTTTCTTTGCAAGATGAATCAGCTTTCTTGTAAG GTTAAAAAGACACCAGTTAAGTCTTCTTCAAAAGAGCTAAAATCTTTAAG CTTACATGAGAAATCACTGAGAAAGCTGCAAGTGAAAGAAGATCATGTTCACAAAGTAGTTTCAAAAAGAATAGTTTCCATATTGTTCCATCCAGCACAGACCAAGGTGGTAGTGCTTGCTTCTGATAAGTCTGGAAAACTAGGGATGTGGGATGTG GGATCCAGTAGCAGTACCGAAGGAGTGTATCTATTTGAGCCACATTCTAATGTTATCCCAAGCTTGGCATTTGATCCTGATGACACAACTAAGCTGTATAGCTGTAGCTACGATGGAACACTTCGATGTGCAGACTTGACAGTCCCTGTATTCCATGAG GTATTATCATTAGATGAAGATGATACAGCCTTTAGCTATATGACATTTGGCACAACTAGCCATTCCTGCCTGTTGGCATCATGTTTTGATGGCTCTATTATGATAGTCGATAGCAGGATTGATGCTAAGAAGAG AAATCCAGCACAGACTCTTGATGTGCATGACCGTGCAATTAAGTGCGTCGATGTCCACCCGACCAATAGAAATCTGGTGTGTACTTCCACAAGGAATGG GGCAATTGCGTTCTGGGATGTCCGTAACTTCAAGAACAGGAAGTCAATTCTAAGTTCGCTTCAACTTGGTCGCTCTGTGTCGTCTGCATTCTTTTCGCCAATAACTGGTCAACAAATAGTCGCCACGTGCATGAACGATACTGTCAC GGTGCACGATGTATCAGATTCGGGAATCGCTACACATCGTCCTAAATGTTTATTCAG ACATGATAACGGAACTGGGCGATGGCTTACAACCTTCAACGCCGTTTGGGATCCCAAACATGACGATCTTATCGCTGTTGGCAGTATGAGTCGGAATAGACAG ATCGATGTCTATTCGTCTGATTATCCGAACAGCCAGTTGCTGAGTCTGCAGCACGAGAACATGACCACCATCAACTCGCGTCTGGCCTTCCACCCTTCACTGAATATGTTAGTTGGCGGCAATTCCTCTGGAAAGGTCTACTTGTGGACTGAATAA